The following is a genomic window from Gemmatimonadaceae bacterium.
CGCCGGTGCAAGCATCGCGCTCGCCGGACTCGACGGATGCACTCGCATGCCGGCGGAAAACATTCTGCCGTACGTCGACAATCGTCCCGAGCTCACGCCGGGCGTCGGTCAGCACTACGCGACCGCGATGTGTCTCGACGGAATCGCGACGGGGCTGATCGTCGAGAGCCACGAGGGACGGCCCACGAAGATCGAAGGCAATCCCGATCATCCCGCGAGCCTCGGCGCCAGCGGCCCGATCGAGCAGGCGTCGATTCTCCAACTGTACGATCCGGATCGCGCGAAGTTCGCCCGCATCGGAGAGAAACGGTCGAGCTGGAAGGAGATTCAAGCCGAACTGTCGCCGTCGAGCCTGGGAGCGCGGGTCGGATCTCGAGGGGAGCGACTGAGAATTCTCATCGAGCCCACGTCGTCGCCGCTCGAGGAAGAATTGCTGGCGAAGGTGTTGGAGCGGTATCCGGGCGCGACGGTTCACATGTATGCGCCGATGGTCGCGGAGCGCGCGACCTCGCCGCTCGTCCCGCACCACGACGTCTCTCGCGCCGACGTGATTCTTGCCGTCGACGCCGACTTCCTGGCCAGCGGTCCGTTTCACCTTCGATACGCTCGCCAGTTCGCCGACAATCGCCGCCTGAAGGCTCCGACCGACGCGATGAACCGCCTGTACGCGATCGAGTCGGATTTCACGCCGACGGGCTCGGCGGCCGACCACCGATTCGCCGTGCGACCACGAGACCGCGCGATGGTGCTGAGCGCTCTGATCGCTCAGGTCGCGAACTCGAGTGGGCCGAGCGCACCAGCGTGGATTGAGGGGGTCGCAAGAGACCTGAAAAGCCGGCCCGGTCGCAGCGTTGTCATCGGAGGCTCGCGTCTGTCGGCCGAAGAACGGAGCATCGTCGATCAGTTGAATGGCGCCGTTGGCGCGACCGGGGCAGGGGGTCTCGCGTGGCACGCTCCGAACCCGTTGATCGGCCGGTCGGTGCCGATCCGGTCCTTCGCCGAGCTGCTCGCCGAGCTGCACGCGAAGGTGGTCGACACGCTCATCGTGGTTGGAGGGAATCCGATTTACGCTTCGCCCGCCGCTCTCGCTCTCGCGTCGCTCATACGAAGCGTGCCCAACGTCGGCTACGTGGGGCTCTACGAGAACGAGACCGCGCGGGTCGCACGCTGGTTCGTTCCGCAATCCCACTATCTGGAGTCGTGGGGCGACGCGCGAGCGTACGACGGCACGCTTTCGATCGTGCAGCCGCTCGTCAGTCCTCTCTACGAATCGATCACGCCGCCGGAGCTGTACGCCGTGATCGCCGGTGTTGAAGAGAACGGTGGTGCGTACGCCCTTCTTCGCTCCTCGGTGAACACCCGCGTCTCGACTGGCGCCGATGCGGCGTGGACGTCCGCGCTGCGTCGCGGTGTGGTTGCCGACACGGCCTTCCCACCTGCCGCGGCATCGGCGGTGCCAGGCCCGGCCGTCGCGGCGACGGTTTTGCCGCCCACGGCGGAGAGCGGGGCCGGGGCCGGCATCGACGTTGTCTACTCGGCCGATCCGAAGGTGCACGACGGCTCGTTCTCGAACAACGCATGGCTTCAAGAGCTGCCGTCGCCGCTCACGCAGCTCGCGTGGGGCAACGCGGCGCTGATCAGTCCGACGACCGCGAGACGTGCGCGGCTCGAGAGCGGTGATGTCGTCACGCTGTCGGCGAAAGGCCGCTCGCTGACGATTCCGGTGCTCGTCGTACCTGGCCACGCGGACGACGCGGCCACGCTGCACTTCGGCTACGGACGCGCAGGCGGCGAATCGGTCGCACGAGGCGTCGGCTCGAATGTGTATCAACTGTGGCCGACGTTCGATACGTGGGTCGAGCATGGCGCGACGATTGCGCCGACCGGGACCGCCACCCCGTTGGTGATTGCGCAAACGCACGAGACGCTCGCGGCGAGCCGTCCGGTCCGAGCGGCGACGCTCGACGACTACCGAAAGGCGCCCGCGACCGTCGGCCTGCGGCCGGAGCGGGTCCTCTCGTTGTATCCGGAACCTCCGGAACGGCTGCTCGCCAACGGCACGAACCAGTGGGCGATGACGATCGACCTCGGGACGTGCATCGGATGCAACGCGTGCGTCATCGCCTGCCAGTCGGAGAACAACATTCCCGTCGTCGGCCCGGGCGACGCGCGCAACGGCCGAATCATGCACTGGATGCGGATCGACCGGTACTTCGAGGAACGAGAAAACGAGGTCGCCGCGCTCCTCCAGCCGATGCTCTGCCAACATTGTGAAAAAGCGCCGTGCGAGTACGTGTGCCCCGTCGAGGCGACGGTTCACAGCGCCGACGGGCTGAACGAGATGGTGTACAACCGCTGCGTCGGGACGCGCTTCTGCTCCAACAACTGTCCGTACAAGGTGCGCCATTTCAACTGGTTCGACTACAACGCGCGCCTCTCGGAAACGGAGTTGATGTCGAAGAACCCGAACGTCACGGTCCGCGAACGCGGCGTGATGGAGAAGTGCACGTTCTGCGTGCAACGAATTCGCGAGGCCGAGATCGGCGCGGGGCGCGAGGGTCGTCAGCTTCGCGGGTCGGAAGTGCGGACGGCGTGTCAACAAGCGTGCCCCACCAACGCCATCGTTTTCGGTTCACTCACGGAAGACGGCTCGGCGGTCGTGCGTACGCGGAACGCGGCGCGCGCCTACACGGCGCTGCACGAGCTTGGCACGCAGCCCCGGGTGAGCTACCTGGCGCGCATTCGCAATCAGAACGCCGACCTGCCGCGCGAAGGATGACCGCGACCTCCGTCGAACCGCGAGCGGCGGAGCAGCGACCAGCCGAACCCGACGCGCCCGAATGGCCGGTCTTCCGGTTCAAGGGAACCGACGAGCAGTTGACCGATCTGCTCCTTGCGCCTCTGCGCGGTGGAGGGCCGATCTGGTGGGCGTTGTTCATCGTTTCTTTGGTGGGCGCCGGGCTGTTCGTCGTTTCCATGTGGGTTACTGTCGCCAAGGGCATCGGCACGTGGGGGAACAACATCCCGGTCGCCTGGGCATTCGCGATCACCGACTTCGTTTGGTGGATCGGGATCGGACATGCCGGGACGTTCATCTCCGCGTTCTTGTTGCTGCTCAACCAGCACTGGCGCGCGTCGATCAATCGGATCGCCGAGGCGATGACGATCTTCGCGCTGATGCAGGCGGGATTGTTCCCGCTGCTGCATCTGGGTCGGCCGTGGTTCTTCTATTGGCTGATTCCGTACCCGGCGACGATGGGCGTGTGGCCCAACTTCAAGAGCGCACTGCCATGGGACATCGCGGCGGTCGCCACGTATTTCACCGTGTCGTTGCTCTTTTGGTATGCCGGCCTGGTGCCCGACCTCGCGACCGCTCGCGATTGGTCGCGTTCGCGGGCCGCGCGGATCGCATACGGTGTCTTCGCGCTCGGATGGAGGGGGTCGAGCTTCGAATGGCGGCGTCACCGGCTCGCGCTCGTGCTGCTGGCCGGGCTCGCCACGCCGTTGGTCGTGTCGGTGCACAGCGTCGTGAGTCTCGACTTCGCGATCGCGCAACTGCCCGGTTGGCATTCGACGATTTTCCCGCCGTATTTCGTCGTCGGCGCCATCTACTCGGGGTTCGCGATGGTGATACTGCTCTTGCTCCCCTTGCGCGCCGCATACCGCCTCGAAGACGTGATCACCGAGCGACACTTGAACGCGATGGCCAAGCTCATCCTGACGATGGGCCTGCTGCTCGCCTACGCGTACGTGGTCGAGCTGTTCGTCGCCTGGTACAGCGGCGATCCGAACGAGCGATTCACGTTCCTGCATGAGCGGCCGTTCGGGACATACTCGCTGATTTACTGGATCATGATCGCATGCAACGTCGTCGCGCCGCACGTCTTCTGGTGGAAGCGATGCCGAACGAGCGTGGCCGTGCTGTTCGCGGCCAGTCTGGCGATTCTCGTCGGGATGTGGCTCGAGCGATTCGTGATCATCGTCGTATCGCTCCACCGGGATTTCCTCTCGTCGAGCTGGCACTTCTATCGTCCGACCTGGGTCGATCTGGGGCTGTTGTTCGGCAGCATCGGTTTTTTCGGCGTGCTGTTTCTGTTGTTCGTTCGCTTCGTGCCGTTCGTGGCGATCAGCGAAGTCAAGCGATTGCGACACGAGCTGGCCGCGAATCGCGGGCGCGAGATCGGTCTTCCGCATGCGTGACGCTCACTGGCCGTCCGGAGCCATCGCCGCGGAGTTCGAGGACGCGGAGTCGCTCGTTCGCGCCACTCGCGAGCTGGATCGCGCCGGGTATGCGAAGGTCGAGGCGTACTCGCCGTACCCGATCCTCGAGGTTGAACGGCCGCTCTTCGCACGGCCCTCGCGCCTTCCCGTCGTCGTCTTTCTCGCCGGGCTCGCCGGCGCGGTACTCGGCTACTGGATTCAATGGTACGCGAACGCCGTCTCGTATCCGCTGAACATCGGCGGGCGACCGGCCCACGCGACGCCGGCGTTCATCATCCCGACGTTCGAGGCGACGGTGTTGTGCGCTTCGCTCGCCGCTTTCGTCGGCCTGTTCTGGTTGTTGCGCTTGCCCCGGCCGTGGCATCCGATGTTCGAGGCGGACGGCTTCGAGCGCGCGTCGATCGACCGGTGCTGGGTCGCGATCGACATGACCGACGACCGCGTGGATGCGCGTCGAACCGCCGCCGACCTGGCGGTGCTCGGCGCGCGCCATGTCGTTCGCGTGCCGCCGCTCGACTGACATGTCTGCGCGGATGAGCCGCATCCTCTCGCGCGCGCGCCTGGCGGCGGTGGCCGCCACACTCGCGTGCTGGCACACCTCGAGTCGCCGAGAAGCGCGCGACTTCGAGCGCATGCGGCGCCAGCAGCGGTACGACGCATATGACGCCAGCGGATTCTTCCCCAACGGGGCTGTCATGCAGGCGCCGCCGGCGAACACGATCGCGCGAGATGACGGGCCCCCACGCCTGCCGGTCAACGGCGCGAAGCAGTACGCCATCTCGTGCGCTCCTTGTCACGGGGCCGGGGGATTCGGTGGCGGCCCGATCGCGCCAAACCTCGGAGAGCGGCGGCCGCCGTCGCTTCGCACGGTTCGCGTGTCGAGTATGTCCTCCGCCGCGCTCATGACCATTGTGACGGATGGGATCGGGCGAATGCCGCCGCTCGGCTGGCAGTTGCCGCCCGGCGCACGCACGGCAGTGCTCGCGTACATGCAGACCATCGCGAGCTCGCCGCGCACTCTCGCAACCTTCGCCGATTCCGCGCAAGCAGCTCGTCTCCGCGCGCTCGACTCGTTGGAGAGGGCAGGCGCGAGCGTCCGAACGATCCTTCAGCTCCCGCTACCGCACCCATGACTGGCGCCCGAGTCTCGAACCGCTTGGCGACCTTCGCGACCATATGCGTTGCGGTGACGATCGCCGGGCTCGTCTTGGCGGCGCGGCAGACGGCGGCCGTGTTGCTCACCGCGTATGTCGCGACATTGAGCGTCGTGCTCGGCACGATGGCGATGACGATGATCGCCCAACTCACCACGGCGACCTGGTTCGCTTCGTTCGAGCAACCCGCAAAGCGGATCCTGGCTTCCTTACCGGTGCTCGCGCTGCTCGGCGTGGTTCCGGTTGCCGTCGCGATTTGGAATTACACGAGCTCGCCTTCGCCGCCAGGCTCGGCGCGCGCGCAATACCTCGCGCCCTGGTTCGTTGTGTCGAGAGCCGTCGTGTATTGGGCCATCTGGCTGGTGATGGGGCAGCGACTTCTTTCCTCGAAGCGGTCGTCGCGATTCGCGTCGGGCGGACTCGTCGTGCTCGCGATCACGATGACCTTCGCGTCGTTCGACTGGATGATGTCGCTGTCGGTCGGATGGTACTCGACGGTCTATGGCGTCTACTGGTTCGCGGGCGGGATGATCGGGGCGCTCGCGCTCCTGGCGATTCTCGCGCGCTCCAGGTCGGACGACTATCCCGTTGCGCGAAACCGTTGGCTCGCGCTCGGCAGCCTGCTCCTGACGTTCGTGCTGTTCTGGGCCTACATCGGCTTCGCGCAGTACATCGTCATCTGGAGCGGCGACATCCCGCGCGAAGTCACGTGGTATGTCGAACGCGCGCACGGCGCGTGGGGCGGCGTCGCCCTCGCGATCCTGATCAGTGGCGGCGCTATTCCGTTTCTCATTCTCCTATTGGGCCGGACTAGACGAAGCGGCGGCGCGCTAACCGTTCTTTGTGCGCTGCTGCTCGCGTTCCACTACGTCGATTCGTATTGGCTCGTGATGCCCAATCTCGCCCGCGTCGACGCGTGGACGATCGTACTTTCGGGGTTTTCCCTCGGCGCGGTGATCGCCGCCTCGATGCTCCTCGCACGAATGAGAACGGCAGGGGTCCGACAAGCCCTCTCCGCGATGCCGACGCGCGCCCGGCCACCGAGGACGTGATGCAAATCACGGGTCGTGCACGCTTCGTGCATCCTCCAGTCGCCGCGCGACCACCCACGCGCATAGCCGTTCTCGACAAGTACCTGGGAAATGGTTCTCGCCTTGGTCGTCGTCGTCGCGTGCTTGCACGCCGTAGCGGGGCTGCTCGTGGCGGCCGCCGAGCCGCAGTGGCCGATGATCGTCGGTTTCGCCGGTGTTGCGTACACGTTGGGCATGCGACACGGCTTCGACGCCGACCACATCGTTGCCATCGACGGGACCACGCGACAGCTCCTCGCGCGAAACCGAAGCGCGAACGGCGTCGGCTTCTATTTCTCGCTCGGTCACTCCACCGTCGTTCTTCTTCTCGTCCTTTGGCTCGCGCGCGCGACTGAACCGGCGCGCGCTTCTTCGTGGCCGCTGCTCCGCGCGCTCGGTGGGCAGATCGGACTTGCGACGTCGTCGGCCTTCATGCTCGTAATGGCGGTGCTCAACGCGCTCATCGTGCGCGACACGTTACGCGCCATGCGTGGTGGGCGAGGCGCGCCGACGACGAGTCCGGGCGGCCCAATGGCGCGCCTCTTCGGCCGAGTTCTGCGGCTCGTCCGGCGCGCGCCGGAGATGTATGTCATCGGATTTCTCTTCGGCTTGAGCTTCGACACCGCGTCGGAGATCGCGCTGCTCGCGATCGCGGCGAGCGCGGCGGCTCACGCTCTGCCGCTCCGTGCGGTTCTCGTGCTCCCGCTTTCATTCGCCGCTGGAATGGCGCTCGTCGACACCGCGGAAGGAATGTTCATGCTCCGCGCATACGCCTGGGCGCAGCGCGAGCCCGCCCGGCGCGCTCGATACAACCTCGTCGTCACCGGACTTACCGCCGTAGCGGCGACCGTGATCGCGGCCCTCGAGCTCAGTGGCGCGGCGGGACTTGCCACGATTGGATCGACCAGCTTCGCGACCGTCGGCCTCGCCGTGGTGACAGCCTTCCCGCTGATTTGGCTCTGCGCCGCATTGTACGCACGCCTGCGCACCATGCGCGCGCCAAGCGAGGGCAAACCGTGACGGGCTTCGCCACGACGCAGGCCGTGCCTGTCACATCTCGCCGCGTGCGCGTCGACGTGCGCGGCACGGTGCAGGGCGTCGGTTTCCGACCGTTCGTGTTTCGGCTGGCCAGGGCCCTCGCGCTGAGCGGTTTCGTCCGCAACGGTCCGGGCGGAGTCACGATCGAGTTGGAGGGAGACGACCGGGCCATCGACCGCTTTCTCTCGCGACTGGTGCGCGAGGCGCCGAAACACGCGCGCGTTGGTCGCGTCAGCGTCGAGGAGATCGCGAGCATCGGCGATCACGAATTCGTGGTCGCCACGAGCGGCGAACAGGGAACCGCGGCGGCGTTGCTGCCGCCCGACCTCTGCACCTGTTCCGACTGTCTGCGCGAGCTCTTCGATCCGGCGGACCGCCGATATCGCTACCCATTCATCAACTGCACGGCGTGCGGCCCACGCTTCACCATCGCTCGGCGCGTTCCTTACGACCGGTCGTCGACGACGATGGCCGCGTTCACGATGTGCCCGCAGTGCCAGGCCGAGTACGATGATCCCGCCGACAGGCGTTTTCACGCTCAGCCGAACGCGTGCCCGCGCTGCGGTCCAAAGGTGTCGCTGCGCGATCCGCGGGGAGTGGTCGTGTCGGCGGGGCCATCCGATGCAATCGCCGGCGCGGCCGCCGCGATACGAGACGGCGCCATCGTCGCGGTCAAAGGACTCGGCGGCTACCACCTCGCGTGTCGCGCCGACAACGCGTCGGCGGTCGCGCGTCTTCGCCGCCGAAAGCAGCGCGACGACAAGCCGTTCGCGCTCATGGCCGCCGACCTCGACGCCGCGCGAAGGCTCGTCAGACTCGACGACGCCGAGGCGGACCTCCTGACGAGCGACGCCCGTCCGATCGTCATCGCGCGCGCCGAGCCGGGTGCTCTCGTCGCCGAGCTCGTCGCTCCGGCGCGCGATGAGTTGGGCGTGATGCTGCCGTACACGCCGCTTCATCATCTGCTCGTCGCCGACGCCGACGGCGCGTTGGTGATGACGAGTGGAAACGTGAGCGACGAGCCGATCGCGTTTCGCGACGACGACGCCGTACACCGGCTCTCCGCCATTGCCGATTTGTTCTTGTCCCACGACCGGCCGATCGAAGCCGCGTGCGAGGACTCGGTCGTGCGCGTCGTGACCGTCGCCGAGCGCCGACAGCCGCTCTTCATTCGGCGATCGCGCGGCTTCGTGCCGCAACCGATACCCGTCCCGCTGAGCTCGAATGAAACGATTCTGGCCACCGGCGGACAACTCAAGAACACGGCCTGTGTCGTCAGGCACTCCGAGGCGATCGTCGGTCCGCACGTCGGCGACCTCGACGACATGAGCTCCCTCGTCGCCTTTTCTCGGGGAGTCGACCATCTCGCCCAGTTGATCGGCGCGCCACCGGCGATCGTCGCTCATGATCTGCACCCCGACTACGCGTCGACGCGCTATGCGCTCGACCGCGGCGAGCTCGAGCCGATCGCGGTACAGCATCATCACGCGCACTTCGCGGCGTGCCTCGCGGAGCACGGCGAGACCGGCCCGGCGATAGGACTCGTCTTCGACGGAGCGGGCTTGGGCGCCGACGGCAGGATCTGGGGTGGAGAGATCCTCTACGGCGACATCGGACATTCGATTCGCATCGGGCATCTCCGTGCCGTGCGCATGCCGGGAGGGGAGAGCGCCGTACGCGAGCCGTGGCGAATGGCCTGCGCGTGGTTGACCGACGCGTTTGGCGTCGAGCCGGCGATTCCCGCGCCGCTGCGCGAGACGGTGGCGCCGGAGCAATGGCGCGCCGTGAGTCGTCTGGCTCTCGCCGGTCCGTTGCCGGTTACGACCAGTGTTGGGCGGTTGCTCGACGCATGCGCCGCGATGAGCGGAGTCCGCTCGCGCGTCACGTACGAGGCGCAAGCCGCGATCGAGTTCGAGGCGGCTGCAAAGGCTCATCGCCGCGCGCGTGCGCGGCGCGGCGGATCGCCGAGCGCCGGCGTGTACGAAAACTCGATCGTGATTGAGAAGATCGACGACCAGCTCGTCATCGATCCGCGCGAACTCGTCCGTGCGGTATACGACGACGTACGCGACGGTCGTGAGGCGGGCGACATCGCATCGAGCGTGCACGGCGGTCTTGTTTATGCAGCACGGCTAGTCGCCGAACTCGGAGCGGAGGTTCGCGGTTCGCGCACGATCGCACTCTCGGGTGGCGTGTTTCAGAACACGCTGTTGCTCGAGGAGCTCGCCCTCGCGTTGACCGCGAGCGGCCATCGCGTTCTCGTGCCGCGCCTCCTGCCGCCGAACGATGGCGGTTTGTCCTATGGCCAAGCAGTCGCGGCCGCGTGGCGGAGGAAGAATGTGTCTCGCGATTCCGGGCCAAATCGTTGATGTCGTCGACGCGGAGCGCCGGCTCGCCCGCGTCGACGTTGCCGGGGTTCGACGCACCATCAACGTCGCGCTGCTCGACGGGGCGCCCGTCGCGGTCGCCAGCGGTGACTGGGTGCTGATTCACGTCGGCTTCGCGATCTCGCGTGTGGACGAAAGCGAGGCGTTGGCGACGCTCGAATTGCTCGAGCGAATGGGTGCCGAGTATCAGCAAGAGGTGAACGAAATCCGGGCGAGCGTCCGCGAATGACGGTGCGCCGCGACGTCGACTGCGAAGACCTCGCGCACTGCATCACCTGCTCGGATGAGGCGAATCGAATGCGCGTGCTCTCCGTCGACGCCGACGGCGCGATCGCCGTCTGCGTCGACGACGAAGGTCGGCAGTCCGAGGTGATGCTCGCGCTGACGCCGGAGGCGAAACCGGGAGTCGAGGTGCTCGTGCACGCGGGCGTCGCGCTGTCGTTGGCGTCGAGAGTCGAGGGAAATCCATGAGATTCGTCGACGAATTCAGAAACGCCGAGCTTGGCGCCCGACTGGCGGACCAGATCTCGGCGGTCGCCGATCCATCGCGCCATTACAAGATCATGGAGGTCTGCGGCGGCCACACGCACACGATCTATCGATACGGCGTGGCCGACCTGCTCCCCGCGAACGTCGAGCTCGTGCACGGTCCGGGTTGCCCGGTCTGCGTCATCCCGATGGGCCGCGTCGACGACGCGATCGCGATCGCTCGGCAGCCGGGTGTCATTCTCACCTGCTTCGGCGACATGATGCGCGTGCCTGGCGGCAGGGGCTCGCTCACGGAAGCGAAGGCGGCCGGCGCCGACGTGCGGATGGTCTACTCGCCTCTCGACGCGCTGCGCATCGCGCAGGCGAACCGCGGCCGCGAAGTCGTCTTTTTCGCCGTGGGGTTCGAGACGACCGCGCCGTCCACGGCGCTCACGATTCTTCGCGCGCAGGCGGAGCGCGTCTCCAACTTCACGGTGTACTCGAACCACGTCACGATCGTACCGCCGATTCGCGCGCTGCTCGAGTCGCCCGATCTACGGCTCGACGCGTTCATCGGTCCGGGCCACGTCTGCACGGTGGTCGGCGCGCGGCCCTTCCACTTCATCGCCGCCGAGTACCGAAAGCCGGTCGTCATCTCCGGCTTCGAGCCGCTCGATGTGCTGCAATCGGCGTACATGATCCTCCGCCAGTTGGCCGAGGGACGGTGCGAGGTGGAGAACCAGTACACGCGCGTCGTGCCGGCCGAAGGCAACGCCGCGGCGTTCCGCGTGCTCGCCGACGTCTTCGAGCTCCGACCGCACTTCGAGTGGCGCGGACTCGGCTTCATCTCGCAGAGCGCACTCAAGATCTCGCCCAAGTACGCGATGTTCGACGCCGAGCTGCGGTTCTCGGTGCCTGGCGTGCGGATCGCCGATCCCAAGGCGTGTCAGTGCGGTGAGGTGCTGAAAGGCGTCATCAAGCCGTGGGAGTGCAAGGTGTTCGGCACCGCGTGCACACCCGAGCACCCGATCGGCACCTGCATGGTGTCGAGCGAAGGGGCGTGCGCGGCCTACTACAACTTCGGACGCTTGACGCGTCGCCCGCGCGGACGACCGGCAGAGATGGTCTCATGACCGCCACGCGCATCACGCCGGCCAACGGCTCGATCGTCGACGAGCGAGAGCGGGAAGCCCTCGAC
Proteins encoded in this region:
- a CDS encoding cytochrome c, whose amino-acid sequence is MSRILSRARLAAVAATLACWHTSSRREARDFERMRRQQRYDAYDASGFFPNGAVMQAPPANTIARDDGPPRLPVNGAKQYAISCAPCHGAGGFGGGPIAPNLGERRPPSLRTVRVSSMSSAALMTIVTDGIGRMPPLGWQLPPGARTAVLAYMQTIASSPRTLATFADSAQAARLRALDSLERAGASVRTILQLPLPHP
- the hypF gene encoding carbamoyltransferase HypF, coding for MTGFATTQAVPVTSRRVRVDVRGTVQGVGFRPFVFRLARALALSGFVRNGPGGVTIELEGDDRAIDRFLSRLVREAPKHARVGRVSVEEIASIGDHEFVVATSGEQGTAAALLPPDLCTCSDCLRELFDPADRRYRYPFINCTACGPRFTIARRVPYDRSSTTMAAFTMCPQCQAEYDDPADRRFHAQPNACPRCGPKVSLRDPRGVVVSAGPSDAIAGAAAAIRDGAIVAVKGLGGYHLACRADNASAVARLRRRKQRDDKPFALMAADLDAARRLVRLDDAEADLLTSDARPIVIARAEPGALVAELVAPARDELGVMLPYTPLHHLLVADADGALVMTSGNVSDEPIAFRDDDAVHRLSAIADLFLSHDRPIEAACEDSVVRVVTVAERRQPLFIRRSRGFVPQPIPVPLSSNETILATGGQLKNTACVVRHSEAIVGPHVGDLDDMSSLVAFSRGVDHLAQLIGAPPAIVAHDLHPDYASTRYALDRGELEPIAVQHHHAHFAACLAEHGETGPAIGLVFDGAGLGADGRIWGGEILYGDIGHSIRIGHLRAVRMPGGESAVREPWRMACAWLTDAFGVEPAIPAPLRETVAPEQWRAVSRLALAGPLPVTTSVGRLLDACAAMSGVRSRVTYEAQAAIEFEAAAKAHRRARARRGGSPSAGVYENSIVIEKIDDQLVIDPRELVRAVYDDVRDGREAGDIASSVHGGLVYAARLVAELGAEVRGSRTIALSGGVFQNTLLLEELALALTASGHRVLVPRLLPPNDGGLSYGQAVAAAWRRKNVSRDSGPNR
- the hypD gene encoding hydrogenase formation protein HypD, which encodes MRFVDEFRNAELGARLADQISAVADPSRHYKIMEVCGGHTHTIYRYGVADLLPANVELVHGPGCPVCVIPMGRVDDAIAIARQPGVILTCFGDMMRVPGGRGSLTEAKAAGADVRMVYSPLDALRIAQANRGREVVFFAVGFETTAPSTALTILRAQAERVSNFTVYSNHVTIVPPIRALLESPDLRLDAFIGPGHVCTVVGARPFHFIAAEYRKPVVISGFEPLDVLQSAYMILRQLAEGRCEVENQYTRVVPAEGNAAAFRVLADVFELRPHFEWRGLGFISQSALKISPKYAMFDAELRFSVPGVRIADPKACQCGEVLKGVIKPWECKVFGTACTPEHPIGTCMVSSEGACAAYYNFGRLTRRPRGRPAEMVS
- a CDS encoding HypC/HybG/HupF family hydrogenase formation chaperone; this translates as MTVRRDVDCEDLAHCITCSDEANRMRVLSVDADGAIAVCVDDEGRQSEVMLALTPEAKPGVEVLVHAGVALSLASRVEGNP
- a CDS encoding DUF3341 domain-containing protein, coding for MRDAHWPSGAIAAEFEDAESLVRATRELDRAGYAKVEAYSPYPILEVERPLFARPSRLPVVVFLAGLAGAVLGYWIQWYANAVSYPLNIGGRPAHATPAFIIPTFEATVLCASLAAFVGLFWLLRLPRPWHPMFEADGFERASIDRCWVAIDMTDDRVDARRTAADLAVLGARHVVRVPPLD
- a CDS encoding 4Fe-4S dicluster domain-containing protein, translated to MNDRERDAGLDRREFLRLAGASIALAGLDGCTRMPAENILPYVDNRPELTPGVGQHYATAMCLDGIATGLIVESHEGRPTKIEGNPDHPASLGASGPIEQASILQLYDPDRAKFARIGEKRSSWKEIQAELSPSSLGARVGSRGERLRILIEPTSSPLEEELLAKVLERYPGATVHMYAPMVAERATSPLVPHHDVSRADVILAVDADFLASGPFHLRYARQFADNRRLKAPTDAMNRLYAIESDFTPTGSAADHRFAVRPRDRAMVLSALIAQVANSSGPSAPAWIEGVARDLKSRPGRSVVIGGSRLSAEERSIVDQLNGAVGATGAGGLAWHAPNPLIGRSVPIRSFAELLAELHAKVVDTLIVVGGNPIYASPAALALASLIRSVPNVGYVGLYENETARVARWFVPQSHYLESWGDARAYDGTLSIVQPLVSPLYESITPPELYAVIAGVEENGGAYALLRSSVNTRVSTGADAAWTSALRRGVVADTAFPPAAASAVPGPAVAATVLPPTAESGAGAGIDVVYSADPKVHDGSFSNNAWLQELPSPLTQLAWGNAALISPTTARRARLESGDVVTLSAKGRSLTIPVLVVPGHADDAATLHFGYGRAGGESVARGVGSNVYQLWPTFDTWVEHGATIAPTGTATPLVIAQTHETLAASRPVRAATLDDYRKAPATVGLRPERVLSLYPEPPERLLANGTNQWAMTIDLGTCIGCNACVIACQSENNIPVVGPGDARNGRIMHWMRIDRYFEERENEVAALLQPMLCQHCEKAPCEYVCPVEATVHSADGLNEMVYNRCVGTRFCSNNCPYKVRHFNWFDYNARLSETELMSKNPNVTVRERGVMEKCTFCVQRIREAEIGAGREGRQLRGSEVRTACQQACPTNAIVFGSLTEDGSAVVRTRNAARAYTALHELGTQPRVSYLARIRNQNADLPREG
- the hypC gene encoding HypC/HybG/HupF family hydrogenase formation chaperone — encoded protein: MCLAIPGQIVDVVDAERRLARVDVAGVRRTINVALLDGAPVAVASGDWVLIHVGFAISRVDESEALATLELLERMGAEYQQEVNEIRASVRE
- the nrfD gene encoding NrfD/PsrC family molybdoenzyme membrane anchor subunit, whose protein sequence is MTATSVEPRAAEQRPAEPDAPEWPVFRFKGTDEQLTDLLLAPLRGGGPIWWALFIVSLVGAGLFVVSMWVTVAKGIGTWGNNIPVAWAFAITDFVWWIGIGHAGTFISAFLLLLNQHWRASINRIAEAMTIFALMQAGLFPLLHLGRPWFFYWLIPYPATMGVWPNFKSALPWDIAAVATYFTVSLLFWYAGLVPDLATARDWSRSRAARIAYGVFALGWRGSSFEWRRHRLALVLLAGLATPLVVSVHSVVSLDFAIAQLPGWHSTIFPPYFVVGAIYSGFAMVILLLLPLRAAYRLEDVITERHLNAMAKLILTMGLLLAYAYVVELFVAWYSGDPNERFTFLHERPFGTYSLIYWIMIACNVVAPHVFWWKRCRTSVAVLFAASLAILVGMWLERFVIIVVSLHRDFLSSSWHFYRPTWVDLGLLFGSIGFFGVLFLLFVRFVPFVAISEVKRLRHELAANRGREIGLPHA